From a region of the Myxococcaceae bacterium JPH2 genome:
- a CDS encoding serine/threonine protein kinase — MYPPDDDDAAGVTYLSVKALGPRRASGASDPALEETLPRVTPPVSPQGTLLLGAVTPPTPTPNRGLIPGQMVANRYRVEKWLGAGGTSTVYQVMDLAKNQRVALKVLAVPHADEDMVRRFRQEVQHAQALEHINILHVYDVGWDGERHYLTVELLDGKDLRQVLLEQRPTLANALRWLTHATVALEHAHAHGVLHRDVKPGNLFITRTGVLKLMDFGLAKSAHVMGTTAQGATLGTPEYMAPEQVMGSPPVSPATDLYALGVVAYELFTGQLPFRHSQPVPLMFLHVQEPPVPPRTLRPDLPEPFERLVLKLMCKRPEERHPSATALRAALAKLWPLVLSRS; from the coding sequence GTGTACCCGCCGGATGATGACGATGCCGCGGGCGTGACGTACCTGAGCGTGAAGGCGCTCGGTCCGCGGCGCGCCTCGGGGGCCTCCGACCCCGCCCTGGAAGAGACGCTGCCGCGTGTGACGCCCCCCGTGTCACCGCAGGGCACGCTGCTGCTGGGCGCGGTGACGCCGCCGACGCCCACGCCGAACCGGGGGCTCATCCCCGGGCAGATGGTGGCCAATCGCTACCGCGTGGAGAAGTGGCTGGGCGCGGGCGGCACGTCCACCGTGTACCAGGTGATGGACCTGGCGAAGAACCAGCGCGTGGCGCTCAAGGTGCTGGCGGTGCCTCACGCCGACGAGGACATGGTGCGGCGCTTCCGCCAGGAGGTGCAGCACGCCCAGGCGCTGGAGCACATCAACATCCTCCATGTCTACGACGTGGGCTGGGATGGCGAGCGCCACTACCTCACCGTCGAGCTGCTGGACGGCAAGGACTTGCGTCAGGTGTTGCTGGAGCAGCGGCCCACGCTGGCCAATGCCTTGCGTTGGCTCACCCACGCCACGGTGGCGCTGGAGCACGCGCACGCGCATGGGGTGCTGCATCGGGATGTGAAGCCCGGCAACCTCTTCATCACCCGCACGGGGGTGTTGAAGCTGATGGACTTCGGCCTCGCCAAGAGCGCCCACGTCATGGGCACCACCGCGCAAGGCGCCACGCTGGGGACGCCCGAGTACATGGCGCCCGAGCAGGTGATGGGCTCGCCGCCCGTGTCGCCCGCCACGGACCTGTATGCGCTGGGCGTGGTGGCCTATGAGCTGTTCACCGGGCAGCTCCCTTTCCGCCATTCGCAGCCGGTGCCGTTGATGTTCCTGCACGTGCAGGAGCCGCCCGTTCCGCCTCGGACGCTGCGCCCGGACCTGCCGGAGCCCTTCGAGCGCCTCGTGCTCAAGCTCATGTGCAAGCGCCCCGAGGAGCGCCATCCCAGCGCCACCGCGTTGCGCGCCGCGCTCGCGAAGCTGTGGCCGCTCGTGCTGTCCCGCTCGTGA
- a CDS encoding NAD(P)/FAD-dependent oxidoreductase has protein sequence MSTLQHSPAKSSSLSVAPGAEHHRVLIVGGGTAGITVAARLKRAGVDGVAIIEPSTHHYYQPLWTLVGGGAADIASTVRPQADYIPKGTRWIQDWAAEMDPARHQVRTRGGLCLSYDFLVVAPGIQLDWDKVRGLREALETPYVSSNYDFRLAPKTWEMVRAFKGGTALFTHPAGPVKCAGAPQKIMYLVADHLRRTGLAGRSRVVFGSAGKAIFGVKPFAEVLDGVVKRYGIETRFCHNLVEIRPDSREAVFAATTDAGTEQVTIPYDMMHVTPPQSAPDFIKQSPLSHASGPNAGWVKADKHTLQHPDHPNVFALGDASDLPTSRTGAAIRAQAPVLVENLCAVMRGQTPTARYDGYASCPLVTAYGKLLLAEFDYDGKPAPSIPFLDTLKERRDMYWLKKYGLPRLYWDGMLRGRA, from the coding sequence GTGTCCACACTCCAGCACTCGCCCGCGAAGTCCTCATCCCTCTCGGTCGCTCCCGGCGCGGAGCATCACCGGGTGCTCATCGTGGGAGGCGGCACCGCGGGCATCACGGTCGCCGCGCGACTGAAGCGCGCCGGAGTGGACGGCGTGGCCATCATCGAGCCTTCGACTCATCACTACTATCAGCCGTTGTGGACGCTCGTGGGTGGAGGGGCCGCGGACATCGCGAGCACCGTTCGGCCTCAGGCGGACTACATCCCCAAGGGGACGCGCTGGATTCAGGACTGGGCCGCCGAGATGGATCCGGCTCGCCATCAGGTGCGCACGCGCGGCGGGCTGTGTCTGTCCTATGACTTCCTCGTGGTGGCGCCGGGCATCCAGCTCGACTGGGACAAGGTCCGCGGCCTGCGCGAGGCGTTGGAGACGCCGTATGTCTCCAGCAACTACGACTTCCGGCTCGCGCCGAAGACCTGGGAGATGGTCCGTGCGTTCAAGGGCGGCACGGCCCTGTTCACCCATCCCGCGGGGCCCGTGAAGTGCGCGGGGGCTCCCCAGAAGATCATGTACCTGGTGGCGGACCACCTGCGGCGCACGGGGCTGGCGGGCCGCTCACGCGTCGTCTTCGGCTCGGCGGGCAAGGCCATCTTCGGCGTGAAGCCCTTCGCGGAGGTGCTGGACGGCGTGGTGAAGCGCTACGGCATCGAGACGCGCTTCTGCCACAACCTCGTGGAGATTCGCCCCGACTCGCGCGAGGCCGTCTTCGCGGCGACCACCGACGCGGGCACCGAGCAGGTGACGATTCCCTACGACATGATGCACGTCACCCCGCCGCAGAGCGCGCCGGACTTCATCAAGCAGAGCCCGCTGTCGCACGCGAGCGGGCCGAACGCGGGCTGGGTGAAGGCGGACAAGCACACGCTCCAGCACCCCGACCACCCGAATGTCTTCGCGCTCGGGGACGCGAGTGATTTGCCCACCTCGCGCACGGGCGCGGCCATTCGCGCCCAGGCTCCGGTGCTGGTGGAGAACCTGTGCGCGGTGATGCGAGGTCAGACGCCCACCGCGCGCTACGACGGCTACGCCTCCTGCCCGCTGGTGACCGCGTATGGAAAGCTGCTGCTCGCCGAGTTCGACTACGACGGCAAGCCCGCGCCCAGCATCCCATTCCTCGACACGCTGAAGGAGCGGCGGGACATGTATTGGCTCAAGAAGTACGGCCTGCCTCGGCTGTACTGGGACGGCATGCTGCGCGGCCGCGCGTGA
- a CDS encoding class I SAM-dependent methyltransferase has product MAEQRPDAATQWNARFSGETYVYGTQPNDFLAQMASRLPTRARVLSLAEGEGRNAVHLASLGHDVTAVDASRVGLDKAQKLAAERGVTLHTVVSDLADFTVEPMTWDAGILIFCHLPPALRRATHQALARGLKPGGIILLEAYTPEQLTFRTGGPPVRELLYTAEELREDFAGLELPVLREVTREVREGTLHTGTAAVVQLVARKPA; this is encoded by the coding sequence ATGGCCGAGCAACGCCCGGATGCAGCCACGCAGTGGAACGCCCGCTTCAGCGGCGAGACGTATGTCTATGGCACGCAGCCCAATGACTTCCTCGCACAGATGGCCTCGCGCCTGCCCACGCGGGCGCGGGTGCTGAGCCTGGCCGAGGGCGAGGGCCGCAACGCGGTGCACCTCGCCTCGCTTGGCCATGACGTCACCGCGGTGGACGCGTCCCGCGTGGGGCTCGACAAGGCCCAGAAGCTGGCCGCCGAGCGCGGCGTCACGCTGCACACCGTGGTGAGCGACCTGGCGGACTTCACCGTCGAGCCGATGACCTGGGACGCGGGCATCCTCATCTTCTGCCATCTGCCGCCCGCGCTGCGCCGCGCGACGCACCAAGCCCTCGCGCGGGGACTGAAGCCCGGAGGCATCATCCTCCTGGAGGCATACACGCCCGAGCAGCTCACCTTTCGCACCGGCGGGCCGCCCGTGCGGGAGCTGCTGTACACCGCCGAGGAGCTGCGCGAGGACTTCGCCGGGCTGGAGCTGCCCGTGCTCCGCGAAGTGACGCGCGAGGTGCGCGAGGGCACGCTCCACACCGGCACCGCCGCCGTGGTCCAGCTCGTCGCGCGCAAGCCCGCCTGA
- a CDS encoding glycosyltransferase family 39 protein has protein sequence MSTPSDPGSAPSRTKLDVVLLAALVVWGLAQLAPHLAHPAIYNWDEAMHQAAARGTLDTFFTPHIYKDPLYPSDPRHWWAAHVWMHKPTGPFWFAAMMMRVIGVTPLALRLASLLGHLAAAVSLYLIARRPAGRTWALVGAAAFLALPFGWQLVQGRFFGDVTDCTLAGCNAVATALLFHATREKSWRWGLAAGVVVGLGFLCKTGLALTPLGVAVSLWVLGRLRFCEGPRLGTVVAMLAAAWVVAAPWSFYSAWKWPELHALESRVTRAHLFDDPSVDVGPWRRPLDAIINEVNTTSFQPIPGVVLLLAYCALLVRAVRRRELEVVGLSLWVGATWLVLSLGAVKVPAIAWGAVPGALAALVIIGSDARRQPVVAALLAGGLATPWAIRHLPVLTRIREMIPVSPRLEQTRTWPGLAEGLMLASAAAALGLVIWLLSRKSPWLTAVVGIPASAFLAWQLLIDVPREKARYQDAHAQELYVSSSREVGLALSKATPARSVLFEAVEMDPPLTFETLSLMFWSGRMAYRVPPDVPLARSRGYHPYLVSPLAEPYAPVPGVPAHAAMRAYDLEEPRPTPPALPEGVTPLSLREGNLEVLGYAAGDAGGGQDRYAFYVRVLGPAQTLRVTFHSSEDGIEERELPLSASLRQPPALFAASWFILSTVGPRLSQLTYLELGSVGQRVAVPPAAP, from the coding sequence ATGAGCACTCCCTCCGACCCCGGCTCCGCCCCTTCTCGAACGAAGCTCGACGTGGTGCTGCTCGCGGCGCTGGTCGTCTGGGGGCTCGCGCAGCTCGCGCCGCATCTGGCCCATCCCGCCATCTACAACTGGGATGAGGCGATGCATCAGGCCGCCGCGCGCGGCACGCTCGACACGTTCTTCACGCCGCACATCTACAAGGACCCGCTCTACCCGAGCGATCCGCGCCACTGGTGGGCGGCCCACGTCTGGATGCACAAGCCCACGGGCCCGTTCTGGTTCGCGGCGATGATGATGCGGGTCATCGGCGTGACGCCGCTGGCGCTGCGGCTCGCGTCGCTGCTGGGGCATCTGGCGGCGGCGGTCTCGCTGTACCTCATCGCGCGGCGGCCCGCGGGACGGACCTGGGCGCTGGTGGGCGCGGCGGCCTTCCTCGCGCTCCCCTTCGGCTGGCAGCTCGTGCAGGGCCGCTTCTTCGGGGACGTGACGGACTGCACCCTCGCGGGCTGCAACGCCGTGGCGACGGCGCTCCTCTTCCACGCCACGCGGGAGAAGTCCTGGCGCTGGGGACTCGCGGCGGGCGTCGTGGTGGGGCTGGGCTTCCTGTGCAAGACGGGCCTGGCGCTCACGCCACTGGGCGTGGCGGTCTCGCTGTGGGTGCTCGGCCGGCTCCGCTTCTGCGAGGGACCTCGGCTCGGCACAGTGGTGGCGATGCTCGCCGCGGCCTGGGTGGTGGCGGCGCCGTGGAGCTTCTATTCCGCGTGGAAGTGGCCCGAGCTTCACGCGCTCGAATCCCGCGTGACGCGCGCGCACCTCTTCGACGACCCGTCGGTGGACGTGGGCCCCTGGCGCCGTCCTCTCGACGCCATCATCAACGAGGTCAACACCACGAGCTTCCAGCCCATCCCAGGCGTGGTGCTCCTGCTGGCCTATTGCGCGCTGCTGGTGCGCGCCGTCCGGCGGCGTGAGCTGGAGGTCGTGGGACTCTCGCTGTGGGTGGGCGCGACCTGGCTCGTGCTCTCCCTGGGCGCGGTAAAGGTGCCCGCCATCGCCTGGGGCGCGGTGCCCGGCGCGCTCGCGGCCCTGGTCATCATCGGCTCGGATGCCAGACGTCAGCCGGTGGTCGCCGCCCTCCTCGCGGGAGGGCTCGCGACCCCGTGGGCCATCCGCCACCTGCCCGTCCTCACGCGCATCCGAGAGATGATCCCCGTCTCACCTCGGCTGGAACAGACCCGCACGTGGCCGGGGCTCGCCGAGGGCCTGATGTTGGCCTCCGCCGCGGCGGCGCTCGGCCTGGTCATCTGGCTGCTGTCGCGCAAGTCCCCGTGGCTGACGGCCGTCGTCGGCATCCCGGCCTCGGCGTTCCTCGCGTGGCAATTGCTCATCGACGTGCCGAGGGAGAAGGCGCGCTATCAGGACGCGCACGCGCAGGAGCTGTATGTGAGTTCCTCGCGCGAGGTCGGGCTCGCGCTGTCCAAGGCCACGCCCGCGCGCAGCGTCCTCTTCGAGGCGGTGGAGATGGATCCACCGCTCACCTTCGAGACGCTGAGCCTCATGTTCTGGAGCGGGCGCATGGCCTATCGCGTGCCGCCGGACGTCCCGCTCGCGCGCTCGCGTGGCTACCACCCCTACCTCGTCTCACCTCTCGCGGAGCCGTACGCGCCCGTGCCTGGCGTCCCCGCCCACGCGGCGATGCGTGCCTATGACCTGGAGGAGCCGCGCCCCACGCCCCCCGCGCTGCCGGAAGGCGTGACCCCGCTGTCCCTTCGCGAGGGGAACCTGGAGGTGCTTGGCTATGCGGCGGGCGACGCGGGCGGCGGCCAGGACCGCTATGCCTTCTATGTCCGCGTGCTTGGCCCAGCCCAGACATTGCGCGTCACTTTCCATTCTTCGGAGGATGGAATTGAGGAGCGCGAGCTGCCCCTCTCCGCCTCGCTGCGCCAGCCGCCCGCCCTCTTTGCCGCGAGCTGGTTCATCCTGTCCACGGTGGGGCCTCGCCTCTCTCAGCTCACCTATCTGGAGCTGGGCAGCGTTGGCCAGCGCGTGGCCGTCCCTCCCGCCGCTCCCTGA
- a CDS encoding PPC domain-containing protein yields the protein MRRSLMCAVLGALMFASACDRGEEAPVPEPSTRAEVPLLTQGETRQELSGISGGETVFGLEVPTGQSKLTVTLANATNVDLYVKYGAQPTLTSYTCRSKTTTATEQCVITAPAAGMWFITVRGTAAFTGVTLTAVTTPAPDPSVMALTSAQPVTGIAVPAEETRYYTLEVPAGQGRVAFELTGGTGDAVLLANFANKPWPLSADCTGNLRSGTASCVVNQPRAGTWYVAVQAKSALANYKVQGTYTPSAETAEVVLADGQWTPFASTPTQDAMFRVDVPADQVGLTMELSGTPDVADVYVKTKGRPTPTDARYCSGSTASSCFYSTPEPGPWYVRVRANATAADTRVRATLAPIAPLASGATQTLTAVPQARTLYYRLDVPADAKGLTVTTTLGTAVSMALRYGSWSASPLSTCSQNRCTVTKPQAGAWFITLNVAANTQATLLAAMERSDLATTDLVDTAPVSLSVPADTRQYFRFEVPPGSEQVVFDLYARLPAPAIASMYVQYGREPTTFDAACYANYGSPTESRRCGFARPAAGTWYAMVTAPVPMTAVVRATTAQPYPLFSGWVEPAYSGTQNSTRLWTVDVPAGTSDLLVQLSEVMNGWDVWSQGDVALLVKREGIPNSADFDCKSDVPDAPMESCAISNPQPGRWYILARGKTDFSNVRLQATTSATPGEGVEALENGVARVNLTGKVGAYRLYKLEVPAGQQRLEFDVSGGTGSLDLYVQSGTRPTPTNAVCHAAPATTGERCVIDQPQAGTWFALVRAASDFNGVYLTGRHGRDTDAAPLTPHTPVPNLTAEGTIPRLFAMDIPAGRTQLRVHVAGTLQDAEVRVKRAAIPTLADTRCTYGYSSQSMDCVVSAPAAGTWYVLLTGKYRGATLTGMDQLTQAASGIEPILMDSRNRVPPGTGSHYYVVSVPTGATLLEVSTVGLPKVTTGATNLSVRRGDAPVSTYDCSSTISGSEDSCTFTNPQAGLWYFDVYGKDSSPVELRVTHE from the coding sequence ATGCGTCGAAGTCTGATGTGCGCAGTCCTGGGCGCGCTCATGTTCGCGAGCGCGTGCGACCGCGGAGAGGAAGCCCCGGTCCCTGAACCCTCGACCCGCGCGGAAGTGCCCCTGCTCACGCAGGGAGAGACTCGCCAGGAGTTGTCAGGCATTTCGGGCGGAGAGACCGTCTTCGGGCTGGAGGTGCCCACCGGACAGTCCAAGCTGACCGTCACGCTGGCGAACGCGACCAACGTGGACCTGTATGTGAAATACGGGGCCCAGCCCACGCTGACCAGCTACACGTGCCGCTCCAAGACGACCACCGCCACCGAGCAGTGCGTCATCACCGCGCCCGCCGCGGGCATGTGGTTCATCACCGTGCGAGGCACCGCCGCCTTCACTGGCGTCACCCTCACGGCGGTCACCACGCCCGCGCCTGACCCGAGCGTGATGGCCCTCACCTCGGCCCAGCCGGTGACGGGCATCGCGGTCCCCGCCGAGGAGACGCGCTACTACACCCTCGAGGTTCCCGCCGGGCAGGGCCGAGTCGCCTTCGAACTCACGGGCGGCACGGGCGACGCGGTGCTCCTGGCCAACTTCGCCAACAAGCCCTGGCCGCTGTCCGCGGACTGCACTGGAAACCTGCGCTCGGGGACCGCGAGCTGCGTCGTCAATCAGCCTCGCGCCGGCACCTGGTACGTGGCGGTCCAGGCCAAGAGCGCGCTTGCCAACTACAAGGTCCAGGGCACCTACACGCCCAGCGCGGAGACGGCGGAGGTCGTCCTGGCGGATGGGCAGTGGACGCCCTTCGCCAGCACGCCCACCCAGGACGCGATGTTCCGCGTCGACGTGCCCGCGGACCAGGTGGGGCTGACGATGGAGCTGTCCGGCACACCTGACGTGGCGGATGTCTATGTCAAGACCAAGGGTCGCCCGACGCCCACGGACGCCCGCTACTGCTCGGGCAGCACAGCCAGCAGCTGTTTCTATTCCACGCCGGAGCCCGGCCCTTGGTACGTGCGCGTGCGCGCGAACGCGACCGCCGCGGACACGCGCGTGCGCGCCACGCTGGCGCCCATCGCGCCCCTGGCATCGGGCGCAACGCAGACGCTGACGGCGGTGCCCCAGGCCCGCACGCTGTACTACCGGCTCGACGTCCCGGCGGATGCGAAGGGCCTGACGGTCACCACCACCCTCGGCACGGCGGTGAGCATGGCCCTGCGCTACGGCTCGTGGTCCGCCTCCCCGTTGTCCACGTGCAGCCAGAATCGCTGCACCGTCACGAAGCCCCAGGCCGGTGCGTGGTTCATCACGCTCAACGTCGCCGCGAACACCCAGGCCACCCTGCTCGCCGCCATGGAGCGCAGTGACCTGGCGACCACGGACCTGGTCGACACCGCGCCGGTGAGTCTGTCCGTGCCCGCCGACACGCGTCAGTACTTCCGGTTCGAGGTCCCGCCGGGCAGTGAGCAGGTTGTCTTCGACCTGTATGCCCGCCTCCCCGCGCCCGCCATCGCGTCGATGTATGTCCAATACGGACGCGAGCCGACCACGTTCGACGCCGCGTGCTACGCCAACTACGGGTCACCGACCGAGTCGCGCCGCTGTGGCTTCGCGCGCCCCGCCGCGGGGACGTGGTACGCGATGGTCACCGCGCCCGTGCCCATGACGGCCGTGGTGCGCGCCACCACCGCCCAGCCCTATCCCTTGTTCAGCGGCTGGGTGGAGCCTGCCTATTCAGGGACCCAGAACTCGACGCGCCTGTGGACCGTGGATGTCCCCGCGGGCACCAGCGATCTGCTCGTGCAGCTCTCCGAGGTGATGAACGGCTGGGACGTCTGGAGCCAGGGCGACGTGGCGCTCCTGGTGAAGAGAGAGGGCATCCCCAACTCGGCGGACTTCGACTGCAAGTCGGACGTGCCGGACGCGCCCATGGAGTCCTGCGCCATTTCGAATCCTCAACCCGGCCGCTGGTACATCCTCGCCCGCGGCAAGACGGACTTCTCCAACGTGCGTCTCCAGGCCACGACCTCGGCCACTCCCGGCGAAGGCGTGGAGGCGCTGGAGAATGGCGTGGCGCGCGTGAACCTCACCGGCAAGGTGGGCGCCTATCGTCTGTACAAGCTGGAGGTGCCGGCCGGGCAGCAGCGCCTGGAGTTCGATGTCTCGGGCGGCACGGGCTCGCTGGACCTGTATGTCCAATCCGGCACGCGCCCCACGCCCACCAACGCCGTGTGCCACGCGGCCCCGGCCACCACGGGTGAGCGCTGTGTCATCGACCAACCCCAGGCGGGCACCTGGTTCGCGCTCGTCCGCGCGGCCTCGGACTTCAACGGCGTCTACCTCACTGGGCGCCATGGCCGGGACACGGACGCCGCGCCGCTCACGCCGCACACCCCCGTTCCCAACCTCACGGCGGAGGGCACGATTCCTCGCCTCTTCGCCATGGACATCCCGGCCGGACGCACGCAGCTGCGCGTCCACGTCGCCGGCACCTTGCAGGACGCGGAGGTGCGCGTGAAGCGCGCCGCCATTCCCACGCTGGCGGATACGCGTTGCACGTATGGCTACAGCAGCCAGTCCATGGACTGCGTTGTCTCGGCGCCGGCCGCGGGCACCTGGTACGTGCTGCTGACGGGCAAGTACCGCGGCGCGACCCTCACGGGGATGGATCAACTCACCCAGGCGGCGTCCGGCATCGAGCCCATCCTGATGGACTCGCGCAATCGTGTCCCTCCGGGGACAGGCTCGCACTACTACGTCGTGTCGGTGCCCACCGGGGCCACGCTCCTCGAAGTGTCGACCGTGGGCCTCCCGAAGGTCACCACGGGAGCGACCAACCTCTCCGTGCGCCGAGGCGACGCGCCGGTCTCCACCTATGACTGCAGCTCGACCATCTCCGGCTCCGAAGACTCCTGCACGTTCACCAATCCCCAAGCGGGGCTCTGGTACTTCGACGTCTACGGCAAGGATTCCAGCCCCGTCGAGCTGCGGGTGACCCATGAGTAG